The sequence below is a genomic window from Brachyhypopomus gauderio isolate BG-103 chromosome 5, BGAUD_0.2, whole genome shotgun sequence.
TTAAAAATGTTTCTTGGGTTCCTTTACCTTAACTAACTACTTTTCATTTGGCTTGTACATAACCATATTGAGACACAGATCTTGATTTCTTTGATGCCTATATTCTTAATGTCCCTCAATGCCTAATGTACACTTCAGGTGACTTAACATAGTAATAGtaaaatcataataaacatCATAACAAAACAACGATACTACtatcaacaataataacaacataAAACTGATcagcaaaaatattttaagatTTGTATCCATTATGTTTGTATATAACAGTCAAAGTACACAGCTTCTTAGTGAAGTAGAGACCTAGTGATTTTAAAGTCTTGATAAATTTACTTATATAAAAatggcaacaaaaaaaaacaattaaaaattattattttgaaacATGGTATGATTTCATATCTATTAAGGATTTGGATGTTTGCTGTAAAATAACAAATGGAACACAGATATTTcagaacagagagaaacagatacATGTAAGAAGCTTGCAAAAAATCAATCCCCTTTCCACTCTTGAAAAGCTATGCTACtactaataattataataacatCAATATTTTATTTCCTGCCCAGCCATTACTGCCTAACTAGTCAATCTCTCCATGCTGATACGTAcctgtttatttatatatttaatccAGTAAAATAAATGgaacaataaatatatatatatatatagcctatgttaaaatatttatttatcctGAATTTGCTGGATAGAGATTCAGTGCTTGTGTTGAACAGCCAGTACAGAGGTACGGATACAGAGGTTCGGTGATGACAATATTTGTGAAGGTATACAAGGTAGTATTTCTAAAAGGATCAAAGAATTTTAGTTTTCTGCTGTCACAGTCCAGCTGGATGCGGATGACCCACGGCTTTTCTGGAAGGTAAAGCTCCTTCCGAATCTTCACCCCGACTCTATACACCCCTCTGCTCAAGCGGATACTCCACATCCCACTGGAGGGGTCCATGTTCAGTAGCTTCTTCCTCTCTATGGACTCCTTGACCACCCCTACTGTCCAATGGTCATTTTCCCCAACCTCCACGTCCCAGCAGTGCAGGCCTGACCTGAATCCCTGAGAGCCCAGCACCCCCACGTACAGCCTCTCTGGGTTATCAGGCACCATCTGCCTTTGCTCCACATAGTACACGCTGCAGAGGTCCTCTGACACCACCAGCCTATTGGAGGCTGTGTTCGGATCAAGAGTCACAGGGGCTGTGGACAGATTTTAATGGAATTATATTCGGTTGTCTTTACTATAAGTTGGCTGAATCTTTAACTGTTGTTATTGTGATTACCTCCTGTATATGACCAATTGTGAGCACATGTAAAATAGCCTAAGTGGTGTTTAACAATTAAAAAATAGTTTAAGTGGAGTGGAAAAAAGTAAAAGGATTTGAAATTCATTTCTGTCAGCTGGGCAATAGTAACAGGATACAATGTGAAGGACCTACCATTTGGAACAAGATTCTGCATTCTGGCCCAAACTGAGAAGAGCAGCGTTGGAATGTAATCCACATCATCAATCTTTGTCTCTGAATCCAGTTTTGGCATGTGCAGCATTGGTCTATCTAATCTGTAACAGTATTAAAATATGTCAGTGTTATGTAGGCCATTTTTATTGTAATTCGAAACAGACTAAGAATTAAGCAATTTGATATTGTCACGGTAGGCCAGTTCAGGCGTTCAGGGGAGACGCCCACTACCAGACCCACCTGCACAGAGTCACAGTCACCCACCTACTAACAAACCCCTCAGAACTCATGTTAGTCAGGATCGTCTCCTTGCGCCTCAAGTACTGTTCAGATTGTTTATTGTCGGGCCTTAACCCCTCCTTTGTTGCTGGTAAGCTGCatcttttgtttgtattattGTGGACAATAAAAACATGTCAGCTTCCACTTCCCCTCCTGCTGACTCCATCCCATTACAGATATTAGTTATGTTTCTTACTGATTGTAAAATTGATGTATATGCAAAATCAAAGCACTGTTCTGAATATAAGAGAGACTTACCGCTGAAGGTTTTCTGAGTATGTCTACAAGAAATGAAAAgatgaagaaaatgaaaaccCAACAAAATGTGCTGTGTTAGTCCTACATGCCTCACCTCAAAGTTCTCAGCATTATTCTGCATGCTTGCTGTGTGCTGTTCATTTGTTTGGTCATTTGCTTGCTAATCATTTGTTAATATGGATACAGAAAGTCACTCTTAGACTCCATAGGACTCTGGCTATAAGGATAGAAGTAGGAATGCCATGGTCCAATCAAAGCCTGTTTAACTATGGCATAGCTAATACATCCCAATCAAACAGGTTAATAATTGCATTAATAGCAGAAACTCATCCACTAACATACAGAGACATATAGAGATTGTCACGCTGatggaggaggcacgacgagcgagAACGATGCAACACAAAACGTTAATTATACAACTCTTGACGtgtaagctccgtgcggagcgcgagcacaacagacacacacgctgacacgaaactttagacaaagacgagcacaagacactgcgcgaacgcacattaaataggtgattaacacagaccctcgtgatctcgagacaaggcacaggtgcgactacgaacacgctcacgaacaacccacaaccacggaagtacatacatggacataacgacacgcagacaacgtagcggcacgcccacagggaagggtccgggactgtcaccgtaacagagATAATATAATACACTACAAAGATCAACAAAAACTAAGCAGCTATTGTGAATCTAGATGCAGAACACGCTTTGGACAAGTAAAATTGCAATTTCTATTATTAaaacccctggcaaaaagtatggaatcaccagtctgggatgagcactcattcagacattttattctgtagaacaaactccGATCAAAAACATGATGCAATAATAAGGTCATTGCAAATTGTAGcttgttggctttcagaaacactaaaagaaagaaataaaaaaaacattgtggaaacaaagtaaatgttagAGTTTGGTTGgattccatactttttgccagTCCATTAATGAAGTGTAAATAGTCCTCCGAAGAGGAGGGTGGTGACAGACAAAAGGTGCGCTGCCCCTGTGGATCTATATCAAActacatttacatatttttctgTGAATTTGGCAGAAACTAAATCTTTAATGCAAGTATTGTAAGTATTCACCAAATTTTACATCATAAAGCAAAAATGCAACATGAAAGTCCATACATTGACCTCAGTGAAAAGTCAAACACTTTGTGGATCTAAGCAGCCAGTAAAGACTGAAACTGCAGGCTGTCACCGCCCTCTTATCAAGTCTTTGGCACATGTTGCTTCATTTCAGTCAACAAACCTGGAAGTGGTAACTCTCAAACCTGTGTAAGATCTATTCACGCCCTTCAATGAACTGAATTCATTCATAAATACTCATTGTCTGTGTCATACTGTCAGGAATAGCACCTGATCACCCCTTCCTAACCAGCCACACCTGTATCCTCTTGCCACGCCCTTCTGCCACTATATATACACCCCTCTGTAcgcttcctggttgcgaagtattgcagACTCATGCCGCTACCGAGCGTTTCTCTACTCTACTTGATCTCCCATGTTCTGACCTCTGCTTACTCTCCAGACCTCGCCCCCGTCTAGTCCTTCTGTACCCCCTGGACTCTGCTCTCCCAATACGACCTTAGACCGGCCCGACTATCCCGAGAACACCTTGTTGCTACGTATCCGTATACTTGTTTGTTGAGCGGATACTgtgaatgtgttctgtgtaaataaAGGCGGTACACTTCCACATTTGGATCACCTTCTGTATTGTCAATTCGTAACACATACCTTCAGGAATGCAATGTGGTCAGACTCCATCAGCTGCAAGAGATATGCCACGTTTTCTGAGATAACTGAAATCTCCTTGGTCATCTCATCAATTCTGGTTTGAAATGGTGAAATTTTCATTTTCCCCATTTTCCTCAGTGCAGTGATCCTGGCCTCTTCTTCTTTTTTGAGAAACTGATGAAATTTCTCAAATTCTGCCTTGATTTTGTTTTCAGTTATCTCTATTTCTGCCTGAAAAAAAGATTCTATTAATCCAAGACTGCCTCCAATTTTAGCATATTATCAAATTATTCATCCAGACCATCCAGACCTTCATACAGGTCCTGGCATGATATAGCAT
It includes:
- the LOC143513897 gene encoding zinc-binding protein A33-like isoform X2, with protein sequence MAEGHSLLEEDFCCPICCDIFKVPVVLKCSHSLCEECLREYWDTQLVLQCPVCRKECSADEPTRSLAFTSLCENFKNRKGAASAVDVCPEHDEKLKLFCFEDKQPICVVCYTSKKHENHKCSPVVEAAKVLKEDLKDKILTLNITLDGITEAQASYEEKTEQITAEIEITENKIKAEFEKFHQFLKKEEEARITALRKMGKMKISPFQTRIDEMTKEISVISENVAYLLQLMESDHIAFLKTYSENLQRLDRPMLHMPKLDSETKIDDVDYIPTLLFSVWARMQNLVPNAPVTLDPNTASNRLVVSEDLCSVYYVEQRQMVPDNPERLYVGVLGSQGFRSGLHCWDVEVGENDHWTVGVVKESIERKKLLNMDPSSGMWSIRLSRGVYRVGVKIRKELYLPEKPWVIRIQLDCDSRKLKFFDPFRNTTLYTFTNIVITEPLYPYLCTGCSTQALNLYPANSG
- the LOC143513897 gene encoding zinc-binding protein A33-like isoform X1, encoding MAEGHSLLEEDFCCPICCDIFKVPVVLKCSHSLCEECLREYWDTQLVLQCPVCRKECSADEPTRSLAFTSLCENFKNRKGAASAVDVCPEHDEKLKLFCFEDKQPICVVCYTSKKHENHKCSPVVEAAKVLKEDLKDKILTLNITLDGITEAQASYEEKTEQITAEIEITENKIKAEFEKFHQFLKKEEEARITALRKMGKMKISPFQTRIDEMTKEISVISENVAYLLQLMESDHIAFLKTYSENLQRCSLPATKEGLRPDNKQSEQYLRRKETILTNMSSEGFVSRLDRPMLHMPKLDSETKIDDVDYIPTLLFSVWARMQNLVPNAPVTLDPNTASNRLVVSEDLCSVYYVEQRQMVPDNPERLYVGVLGSQGFRSGLHCWDVEVGENDHWTVGVVKESIERKKLLNMDPSSGMWSIRLSRGVYRVGVKIRKELYLPEKPWVIRIQLDCDSRKLKFFDPFRNTTLYTFTNIVITEPLYPYLCTGCSTQALNLYPANSG